From Segatella copri, the proteins below share one genomic window:
- a CDS encoding ChaN family lipoprotein has protein sequence MKKILWMVMLMMSMTAYAQKTPEIYRIFDAKGKEVTYEKMIKTVAASDVVFFGEIHNCVISHWMELKVLESLAENNNKLKVGMEMLEADNQLIIDEYTGSVISSDRFEEECRLWPNYSTDYEPLVYYSKRHHLPLIATNVPRRYANVVKEKGLAYLDSLSAEAKRYLPKLPIKYVENENAQSGFALMGLMGKAKDSKPELMAQAQAIKDATMGWFIAQNLKKGEQMIHFNGTYHSDANNGIIPYLKEYRPKTTVSTIRAVRQEEIDKIDEDYLGLADFYICIAEDMNMSY, from the coding sequence ATGAAGAAGATATTATGGATGGTCATGCTCATGATGAGCATGACTGCCTATGCACAGAAGACACCTGAGATATACCGTATTTTCGATGCAAAAGGCAAGGAAGTTACTTACGAGAAAATGATCAAAACCGTAGCCGCCAGCGATGTGGTGTTCTTCGGCGAAATTCACAATTGCGTCATCAGCCACTGGATGGAGCTGAAGGTATTGGAGTCGCTGGCTGAGAACAACAATAAGCTGAAGGTAGGTATGGAGATGCTCGAAGCTGACAACCAGCTCATCATCGACGAATATACCGGCAGCGTAATCTCATCCGACCGCTTCGAAGAAGAATGCCGTCTCTGGCCTAACTACAGTACCGACTATGAGCCATTGGTTTACTATTCCAAGCGCCATCATCTCCCGCTGATAGCAACCAACGTGCCTCGCCGCTACGCCAATGTGGTAAAGGAGAAAGGTCTCGCCTATCTCGATTCACTCTCAGCCGAAGCCAAGCGCTATCTCCCGAAGTTGCCTATCAAATATGTGGAGAATGAGAATGCCCAATCAGGCTTTGCTCTGATGGGACTGATGGGCAAGGCTAAGGATTCAAAGCCAGAACTGATGGCACAGGCTCAGGCTATCAAGGATGCCACAATGGGCTGGTTTATCGCCCAGAACCTAAAGAAGGGCGAGCAGATGATTCACTTCAACGGCACCTATCATTCTGACGCTAACAACGGCATCATCCCTTATCTCAAGGAATATCGTCCTAAGACTACCGTCAGCACCATCAGAGCAGTGCGTCAGGAAGAGATTGACAAGATAGATGAAGATTATCTAGGACTGGCAGATTTC